A DNA window from Hydrogenophaga taeniospiralis contains the following coding sequences:
- the creD gene encoding cell envelope integrity protein CreD: MNKYPLLSKTLVIGFLMLLLSIPLMMVRDVIQERSTNRRAATEEVARAHSGSQTLTGPVLHVPYTETYTRTLIVDVEKNTKREETVKETRVATVFPTTMDTRSRLDTETRWRGIFPVTVYNSRHDSTGRFVWSGVEPRESGGQITLGQPWLTLGVSDLRGLLGRPELTLGGKPLAIAASPAAEQLPLPLAAPVDATWLQPGTTLDFTLGMDLAGTGRIGFVPLADDNKVTLVSPWPHPSFVGDFLPRSRTVSPQGFEASWSVPSLSTQAQQQFLLAGKERAGVDSFSVSLENPVDVYRLTERATKYAMMFIVLTFAAFFVLEMVKRWRIHPMQYLMIGAALVLFFLLLLSLSEHLDFVGAYLLASLACIALMGHYLRHVLGGWRSSLGMSGMLVALYGVLYGILISEDNALMMGSLLLFGVLAAIMVATRKLDWYNVMGSEPKPTEPPRSPRRPAPEPVV; the protein is encoded by the coding sequence GTGAACAAATATCCCCTGCTGAGCAAGACGCTGGTCATCGGTTTTCTGATGCTCCTGCTGTCCATTCCCCTGATGATGGTGCGCGACGTGATCCAGGAGCGCAGCACGAACCGGCGCGCCGCCACCGAGGAAGTGGCGCGCGCCCACTCGGGCAGCCAGACGCTGACCGGGCCGGTGTTGCACGTGCCCTACACCGAGACCTACACCCGCACCCTGATCGTCGACGTCGAGAAGAACACGAAGCGCGAAGAGACCGTCAAGGAAACCCGTGTGGCGACCGTGTTCCCGACCACCATGGACACACGCAGCCGCCTCGACACCGAGACGCGCTGGCGCGGCATCTTCCCCGTCACCGTCTACAACAGCCGGCACGACAGCACCGGGCGCTTCGTCTGGAGCGGTGTGGAGCCGCGCGAGAGCGGCGGCCAGATCACGCTCGGGCAACCCTGGCTGACGCTGGGCGTGAGCGACCTGCGCGGCCTGCTGGGCCGGCCCGAGCTCACCCTGGGGGGCAAGCCCCTGGCCATCGCCGCGTCCCCGGCCGCTGAGCAACTGCCCTTGCCACTGGCCGCCCCGGTGGACGCCACCTGGCTGCAACCCGGCACCACGCTGGACTTCACGCTCGGCATGGACCTGGCGGGCACCGGCCGCATCGGCTTCGTGCCACTGGCCGACGACAACAAGGTAACCCTGGTCTCGCCCTGGCCGCACCCGAGCTTCGTCGGCGACTTCCTGCCGCGCAGCCGCACGGTGTCTCCCCAAGGCTTCGAAGCCAGCTGGAGCGTGCCGTCGCTCTCCACCCAGGCGCAGCAGCAGTTCCTCTTGGCCGGCAAAGAGCGCGCCGGTGTTGACAGCTTCTCGGTCTCGCTCGAGAACCCGGTGGACGTGTACCGCCTCACCGAGCGCGCCACCAAGTACGCCATGATGTTCATCGTGCTGACCTTCGCCGCCTTCTTCGTGTTGGAGATGGTCAAACGCTGGCGCATCCACCCCATGCAGTACCTGATGATCGGTGCCGCGCTGGTGCTGTTCTTCCTGTTGCTGCTCTCCTTGTCGGAGCACCTCGACTTCGTCGGCGCCTACCTGCTCGCCAGCCTGGCCTGCATCGCGCTGATGGGCCACTACCTGCGCCACGTGCTCGGCGGCTGGCGGTCCAGCCTGGGCATGAGCGGCATGCTGGTGGCGCTGTACGGCGTGCTCTACGGCATCCTGATCTCCGAAGACAACGCGCTCATGATGGGCTCGCTGCTGCTCTTCGGCGTGCTCGCCGCCATCATGGTCGCCACCCGCAAGCTCGACTGGTACAACGTGATGGGCAGCGAGCCCAAGCCGACCGAGCCACCGCGTTCACCGCGGAGGCCCGCACCGGAACCCGTGGTCTGA
- a CDS encoding metal-dependent hydrolase, translated as MATYLHFAPAIALAVAIGPRTVGWRLTLAGAFCAVLPDADFALVTLGLDRYSGPYGHRGFMHSLGFALALGAFGALWAGPGRGRRLGAAAFLALCTLSHPLLDGLIDRGICNAWLWPFDDTRICLDWRPIPMRGVPLFGMERLRKELIWIGIPLVVSSLLAVLLRWGWPRLCSAITTTPARAKGRTCTSN; from the coding sequence ATGGCCACCTACCTCCACTTCGCCCCGGCCATCGCGCTGGCGGTGGCGATCGGCCCGCGCACCGTCGGCTGGCGGCTCACGCTGGCGGGCGCTTTCTGCGCCGTGTTGCCCGACGCCGACTTTGCCCTCGTCACGCTCGGGCTCGACCGGTACAGCGGCCCCTACGGGCACCGAGGGTTCATGCACTCCCTCGGTTTCGCCCTGGCCCTGGGGGCCTTTGGCGCCCTGTGGGCGGGGCCCGGGCGAGGCCGGCGGCTCGGCGCGGCGGCCTTTCTCGCGCTGTGCACGCTGTCGCACCCGCTGCTCGACGGCCTGATCGACCGGGGCATCTGCAACGCCTGGCTCTGGCCATTTGATGACACGCGCATCTGCCTCGACTGGCGGCCGATTCCGATGCGCGGTGTGCCCCTCTTTGGCATGGAGCGCTTGCGCAAGGAGCTGATCTGGATCGGCATCCCGCTGGTTGTGTCCAGCCTCTTGGCGGTGTTGCTGCGCTGGGGCTGGCCCCGGCTGTGCTCTGCCATCACCACAACACCCGCTCGGGCGAAAGGCCGGACATGTACGTCAAACTGA
- a CDS encoding B12-binding domain-containing radical SAM protein, producing MYVKLILPALKEAGTVQWRPIKYALFPPLGLATLAAYLDPTDTVDLVDQHVEALDLNDTPDLVLIQVYITNARRAYQIADHYRAKGCHVCLGGLHVTSLPDEAAQHADTVFLGPGEDTFPRFLADFRKCQPRARYASTLRTLDGMPPVRRDLIRRENYLVPNAIVVSRGCPYRCNFCYKEAFFEGGKSFYTQKVDAALAEIDRLPGRHLYFLDDHLLGDARFARELFAGMRGMNRLFQGASTVNAITQGDLIEHAAEAGLRSVFIGFESLGQESLGFSNKRQNLGRDYDEAISRLDSLGIKINGSFVFGLDGDTPDVFARTVDWAVSRGLTTATFHVATPYPGTAFHRQMSQEGRLLHDDWDLYDTRHAVFEPRGMSAAQLEAGYAWAYQSFYSWRNIGRASLYHADPLAGLTHFAYSAAWKKAEPLWNLAIQTGLLGRTRRGLEWVLGARRTQGRSRSAVAAQELRS from the coding sequence ATGTACGTCAAACTGATTCTTCCCGCCTTGAAAGAAGCGGGCACCGTGCAGTGGCGGCCCATCAAGTACGCCCTGTTCCCGCCGTTGGGGCTGGCGACGCTCGCTGCGTACCTGGACCCGACGGACACGGTCGATCTGGTGGACCAGCACGTCGAGGCGCTGGACTTGAATGACACGCCCGATCTGGTTCTGATTCAGGTCTACATCACCAACGCCCGACGCGCCTACCAGATCGCGGACCACTACCGCGCCAAGGGTTGCCACGTCTGCCTCGGCGGTTTGCACGTGACCTCTCTCCCTGACGAAGCGGCGCAACACGCCGACACCGTTTTCCTGGGGCCGGGTGAAGACACCTTCCCCCGCTTTCTGGCCGATTTCCGCAAATGCCAGCCTCGGGCGCGCTACGCCTCGACGCTGCGCACGCTCGACGGCATGCCCCCGGTGCGCCGGGACCTGATCCGGCGTGAGAACTACCTGGTGCCCAACGCCATCGTGGTGAGCCGGGGCTGCCCCTACCGCTGCAACTTTTGCTACAAGGAGGCCTTTTTTGAAGGCGGCAAGTCGTTCTACACGCAGAAGGTGGACGCAGCGCTCGCCGAGATCGACCGGTTGCCCGGCAGGCACCTGTACTTCCTCGACGACCACTTGCTGGGCGACGCGCGCTTTGCACGTGAGCTGTTTGCGGGCATGCGCGGCATGAACCGTTTGTTTCAGGGGGCCTCCACCGTGAACGCCATCACCCAGGGCGACCTGATCGAACACGCGGCCGAGGCGGGCTTGCGCAGCGTGTTCATCGGCTTTGAGTCGCTGGGGCAGGAGAGCCTGGGGTTTTCCAACAAACGCCAGAACCTGGGGCGCGACTACGACGAGGCGATCAGCCGCCTGGACAGCCTGGGCATCAAGATCAACGGCAGTTTCGTTTTCGGGCTCGATGGCGACACGCCCGACGTGTTTGCCCGCACGGTGGACTGGGCCGTCTCGCGCGGCCTGACCACCGCCACCTTCCACGTCGCCACGCCGTACCCCGGGACGGCGTTTCACCGGCAGATGTCGCAAGAGGGGCGCCTGCTGCACGACGACTGGGACCTCTACGACACCCGCCACGCGGTGTTTGAGCCCCGGGGCATGAGCGCCGCGCAACTGGAGGCGGGCTATGCGTGGGCCTATCAGAGCTTCTATTCATGGCGCAACATCGGTCGCGCCAGTCTGTACCACGCTGACCCGCTGGCTGGCCTGACCCATTTCGCGTACAGCGCTGCCTGGAAAAAGGCCGAACCGTTGTGGAACCTGGCGATCCAGACGGGGCTGCTGGGCCGGACCCGGCGGGGGCTGGAGTGGGTGCTGGGTGCTCGGCGCACGCAGGGCCGTTCGCGTTCGGCCGTGGCTGCGCAGGAGCTGCGGTCATGA